In Serinus canaria isolate serCan28SL12 chromosome 5, serCan2020, whole genome shotgun sequence, the following proteins share a genomic window:
- the TMEM9B gene encoding transmembrane protein 9B, translated as MAARGARLCSLLLLAALAGLGAEAKNSEDVRCKCICPPYKDHSGHIYNKNVSQKDCDCLHVVEPMPVPGPDVEAYCLRCECKYEERSSVTIKVTIIIYLSILGLLLLYMVYLTLVEPILKRRLLGHSQLIQSDEDIGDQQPFANAHDVLARSRSRANVLNKVEYAQQRWKLQVQEQRKSVFDRHVVLS; from the exons ATGGCGGCCCGCGGGGCGCGcctctgctcactgctgctgctggccgcACTGGCGGGGCTGGGCGCCGAGGCCAAG AACTCTGAGGATGTCCGGTGTAAATGCATCTGCCCTCCTTACAAGGACCACTCAGGCCATATTTACAACAAAAATGTTTCACAGAAAGACTG TGATTGTCTCCATGTTGTGGAGCCTATGCCTGTCCCTGGACCTGATGTAGAAGCTTATTGCTTACGTTGTGAGTGCAAATATGAGGAGAGAAGCTCAGTCACAATTAAG GTGACAATCATCATATACCTGTCCATTTTGGGCCTGCTTCTTCTGTACATGGTGTACCTCACCCTGGTGGAACCCATCCTGAAGAGGCGCCTCCTTGGACACTCACAGCTCATACAAAGTGATGAAGACATTGGG GACCAGCAGCCCTTCGCCAACGCGCACGACGTGCTGGCGCGCTCGCGCAGCCGCGCCAACGTGCTCAACAAGGTGGAGTACGCGCAGCAGCGCTGgaagctgcaggtgcaggagcAGCGCAAGTCCGTCTTCGACCGGCACGTCGTGCTCAGCTAA